GATGCAAATAGCTTAAATAGAATAGTTGATGTTGATGGTATAAATACATCGATAAAAAAACTTAATAAGCTTATAGATAAGCAAGTAAATCAAGGTATCCCTAGTGAGAATATTATATTAGCGGGCTTTTCACAAGGCGGAGTAATTGCAACTTATACAGCTATTACTTCCCAAAGAAAACTTGGTGGTTTTATAGCTTTATCGACATACTTGCCTGCATGGGATAATTTCAAAGATAAAATCACATCAATAAATAAAGGTTTACCAATATTGGTTTGTCACGGTACAGATGATCATGTATTACCACAAGCCTTGGGTCAAGATCTCTCAGCTAAGTTAACAGCAAATGGTTTTATTAATCAATATAGGCACTATGTTGGTATGCAGCATTCAGTATGTATGGAAGAAATAAAAGATATCTCAGACTTTATAGCAAAGACATTTAAAATATGAAACAAATAATTATTGCTAGCAGAGAAAGCAAATTAGCGTTATGGCAGACAAATTTTGTCAAAAAACGCATACAAAAAGAATTAAATATCGCTTGTGAAATCAGCACTATGAAAACCCAAGGAGATATTATTTTAGATAAACCATTAAACAAAGTCGGTGGTAAAGCACTATTCATGAAAGAGCTAGAAATAGCTATGCAGAATGATAAAGCAAATATTGCAGTGCATTCTTTAAAAGATGTTCCTTATCAGTTACCACAAGGATTTTGTTTAGCAAGTTTTATGCCTCGAGAAGATCCACGTGATGCCTTTGTTTCAAATAAATATAAATCTTTAGATGATCTCCCTCAAGGAGCTATAGTTGGGACATCTAGTCTGCGTCGTAAAGCACAGCTACTTAATTATAGGGACGATCTTGCGATTAAAGACCTAAGGGGTAATGTACAAACTAGATTGGCTAAGCTTGATAACGGTGAGTACGATGCAATTATTTTAGCCAGTGCTGGACTTATCCGATTAGAGCTTAAGGAGAGGATAACACAATTTATTCCGATAGAGATATCTCTTCCAGCTGTCGGTCAAGGTATAGTAGTTATAGAAGCTTTAGAGAGAGATAGCGAGCTTTTAGGCAAATTACAACAACTAAATTGTGCTAATAGCTTTAATATTGCAACTGCTGAAAGAGCATTTAACCAAGAATTAAAAGGTGGTTGTCATGTAGCAATAGGAGCTTATGCTGAGTTAGTTCGGGAGCAGGTAAAACTAACGGCGATGGTTGCAAGTAGTGATGGCAAGAGAATACTAAAACGTAGTATGATAGGCAATAATCCTTTAGAGCTTGGTAAATCATTAGCTCAACAAATGATAAATTTGGGTGCCTATAGAATATTGGAGAGTTAGATGGGACTTTTATTATTATTGGTAGGTGTTGGCGGTGGTCTTGGCGCAATGGCGAGGTTTGCATTGGTCCAAGCAACAGCTAGTATATCTAAACAAATCCCTTTGGGAGTTCTAATTTGTAATGTATTAGGATCTCTGCTAATTGGTATATTAGCCGCTTTTCTAATAAAAACAAATTTATTTAATGAAGATATATCTGCATATACACGTTCACTTCTTGTAACAGGCTTTTTAGGAGGCTTTACTACTTTTTCTAGTTTCAGTTTGGATATCCTAAACTTATTGCAACGAGGAGAATTTTTTATAGCTATAGGATATATTCTGGTTAGTGTCTTAGCATCATTAATAGCAGTTATATTAGGTTTTTACGTAGTTATGGGAGTTTATAAGTGAGAAAAAAAATATTAGTACTAATTTTAGTTTCTTTATTTATCACAAGTTGTATGCCTTTTTTAGGAGGCAATATGTTTGTTAGAGATAATAAGTTTGAGTCTGATGGTGAGCAATATAGTCTTGAGATGCAGCAAGGTACAACTGTCAAGCAATTATATGATGCAATAAAAAAAGCTATAAAAGTTAAACCTAATGAGTTTGAGATAAAAGCTGATGATTACAGTAACCAAAAAGCTACACTGTGGACATTTTCAAATAAATATAATCAGCCTGTTACTTTTGAGGCGGTACAAAGAGCTGGCCAGGTTTATCTAGGTATAAGTATAGGCGAAGGAGGGCAAACAAAAGAAGGTAAGCAAGTTATTTATTATCTGCAAGATTTAGTTTTAAATAATTTACAATAAACTTTTCTTTAAGTAATTACGAATCCCTATATTAGAAATTCTTATAACTCATATATAAATAATATTAATTTAAATTTCTATAAGTTTAATATTATGTTTGTATAATTATTTTATTATTGCTTATAGCTAGGACTTAAATAGTAATTAAAAAATTTGAGAATGTAAACTAAAAGATAGCTAATTGCTAAAGAATGAAACTTTTCAAAAATATCCACGCTAAAGATAATTAAGATTCTTTTTCAACTTTAAAAATCGTACCACAGTATGGACAAATATTAGTTTTTTTATCTTGTAAGTCAATATACACTCTAGGGTGTAAATTCCAGTTCTCGTGATATTTCGTTGGACAAGAAACACGTTCTCCTGGACGAACTTTAATCACTTTTTGCTCTTTTTTCATTGTATTTAAAATCTAGCAATTATCCAATAGCTAGATTTTAACAAAAATATTATCAAATTAGTAATACAAAAATAATTATAAATAACTTATACTAACAGCGTTGTTAAAAAAACCAAAGAGTTATGGCATATGAAAAGGTTATATAGCACTAATATGTCAGCAAAAGTTTCTCGCACAAAGTGGGATATTTTAGCTTTATCAATTATTCTTTTGATAATAACTATCTTTGTTTGGTCAACTTCGGACCTTGGTGGCAATATTGATTATAAAAATCAGGCAAGTGTCCTAAAATATTCAGATATTTCTTTAAGTCTTTGGCTGTTGCCTTACTATACAGCAGAAACTACAATTAGAATGTTCATAGGTTTGGCTATTTCACTACTTATAACATTTATATTTGGAACATGGGCAGCAAAGAATAAAAGAGCAGAAAGTATAATTATACCTCTTGTTGATATTTTACAGTCAATACCAGTTCTGGGTTTCTTTGCAATTACTGTAACAGGCTTTTTAGTTATATTTCCGACCTCATTATGGGGAGCTCAAGCTGCGGTGATTTTTGGTATTATAACAGCTCAAGCTTGGAATATGATTTTAAGTTTCTATCAATCGCTAAAGACAGTACCAAAGGAGCTAAGAGAAGCTGCTGATATGTATCAACTTTCAGCTTGGCAGAAATTTTGGAAACTAGAGGTGCCATTTGCGATGCCTGGTTTGGTTTGGAATACGATGATGTCAATGTCAGGAAGCTGGTTTATGATAGTAGCTTCTGAGACAATTATGGTTAATTTTAGTGCGTCACAGTCAATTCCGATAAATTTACCTGGTATTGGTTCTTTTATTGATGCTGCTAATAATGCACAGAACTTCACAGCAGTCGTTGCTGCAATAGTTACTATGTTGGTTACGATTATCTTATATGATCAACTTTTATTTAGGCCATTAGTTACTTGGTCTGAAAAGTTTGTTATTGGTGATAATCCATCAGAGACACATAGTAAATCATGGTTTTTAACCATTTTGCATAAAGCATATGTTGTTAAAATTTTTACAGCATTTTTGGCTAAATGTTCTAACAAGATAGTAAATATCAAGATTTTTAAGAAAAACCTTGATAAAGCTTACAATCAAAAGGTTCATAGAAAAGCCGAAAAGCACGAAAGTGTAACTAAAAGAGTAATTTGGAATATTATCATTGTCTTGATGATATTAGCATTACTGTATTTTGTTTATCAAACAGTTTATGCCAAAGATAAAGATATAGGTATTGAAGAAACAATTAAAGTATTTGTATATGGACTATTTACAGGAGTCAGAGTCGCAGTACTAATATTGATAACTTCACTAATATGGGTTCCGATAGGAATATGGATTGGCTTAAGACCTAAGATAGCTCAAAAAGTTCAGCCTTATGCGCAAATGGCAGCAGCTTTCCCTGTAAATGTGTTATATGGCGTATTTGGAACACTAGTAGTAATGTTTAATCTTAATTTTGATATATGGTGTATTCTACTTATGGCGCTTGGCACACAGTGGTATATCCTATTTAATGTTATTGCTGGAGCATCAGCTATACCAGAAGAGCTAAAGTTAGCTGCTGAAAATATGCAATTAAAAGGTATTATCAAGCTTAAGAAGTTCCTTGTACCTGCAGTAATGCCATATTATGTCACCGGTGCTATAACAGCAGCAGGAGGCTCATGGAATGCAAGTATTATTAGTGAATACATCAACTGGGGTAAGGACTCTGTGATTCAAGCTTCAGGAATAGGTGACTATATTACAAAGTATACTAATATGCCTGGAGATCATACATCAAATGTACTTTTAGGTGTGATAGTGATGTGTATCCTAGTTGTAACCTCAAATAGACTGTTTTGGCGCAGATTATATAACTATGCAGAAAATCGTTTTAGTATGAATATGTAAGGCATAGGAGATTTTATAATGACTAAGAAAATATTTACGGTAGAAAAAGTTAATAAAGAATTTAATATCAAAGGTGGCCATTCTCTTAAAGTATTAGATAATATAAATTTTACTCTTTATGAAGGTGAAATTGTTGCCTTATTAGGTAAGTCGGGCTCGGGTAAGTCAACTTTATTAAGAATAATCGCAGGTCTTTTAAGTCCAACTAGTGGTGATGTGCTTTATCGAGGTAAAAAAGTTTCTGCACCTGTGCCAGATATTTCTATGGTTTTCCAAAGTTTTGCGCTGATGCCGTGGTTAACAGTTTTACAAAATGTTGAGCTTGGGCTTGAGGCTCGTAAGATAAGCTTAGAAGAGCGCAGACAAAGAGCCTTAAAAGCTATTGATATGGTTGGTCTAGATGGTTTTGAAAATGCTTATCCAAAAGAGTTGTCTGGGGGTATGAAACAACGCGTTGGTTTTGCTAGAGCTCTTGTGCTTGAGCCTGGCGTTTTACTGATGGATGAACCTTTTTCTGCCCTTGATATTCTAACGGCTGAGAACTTAAGAGAAGACTTACTCGATCTATGGGAAAATAATGATGCTATGAAAGGTATTTTGTATGTGACACATAGTATCGAAGAAGCAGTATTAACTGCAGATAGAATAATTATATTTGGTAGTAATCCAGGATTTATCCGGGGTGAGCTAAAGATAAATATTCCACATCCAAGAAGTTCACAGGATCCTGTAGTTACCGATCTTGTCGATCAGGTTTATCGTATGATGACTACAGCACAAACTAAAGAGCTTACAGAGCGCATGAATAAGAAAACTGCGATGACTATTGGCTATCGTTTACCGGATGTTGATATTTCTGAGATGAACGGTCTTTTAGATGAGATGGCAGAAATTAAGAATGTTGAGGCAGTTGATTTACCTCAGCTTGCTGATGATTTGCATCTTGATATTAATGATTTATTTCCGATTATTGAGATTTTATCAATCTTAAGATTTGCCGAAGTTTCTGATGGCGATATCAAAATGACGGCAATGGGGCGTAAGTTTATTGATTCAAATATTGACGAGAGAAAATTTATCTTTGGGCGGCTATTCTTGAAATATATACCATTAGCGCGTCATGTGGTTAAGGTTCTTAGCGAAAGAGAAAACCAGTCAGCTCCTAGAAGTAGATTTTTAGCAGAG
This Francisella opportunistica DNA region includes the following protein-coding sequences:
- a CDS encoding zinc-finger domain-containing protein, with protein sequence MKKEQKVIKVRPGERVSCPTKYHENWNLHPRVYIDLQDKKTNICPYCGTIFKVEKES
- a CDS encoding ABC transporter ATP-binding protein, coding for MTKKIFTVEKVNKEFNIKGGHSLKVLDNINFTLYEGEIVALLGKSGSGKSTLLRIIAGLLSPTSGDVLYRGKKVSAPVPDISMVFQSFALMPWLTVLQNVELGLEARKISLEERRQRALKAIDMVGLDGFENAYPKELSGGMKQRVGFARALVLEPGVLLMDEPFSALDILTAENLREDLLDLWENNDAMKGILYVTHSIEEAVLTADRIIIFGSNPGFIRGELKINIPHPRSSQDPVVTDLVDQVYRMMTTAQTKELTERMNKKTAMTIGYRLPDVDISEMNGLLDEMAEIKNVEAVDLPQLADDLHLDINDLFPIIEILSILRFAEVSDGDIKMTAMGRKFIDSNIDERKFIFGRLFLKYIPLARHVVKVLSERENQSAPRSRFLAELDDYYPMDVAERVFDTFIDWARYAELIYYDANTGVISLDENAAEYIKKM
- the crcB gene encoding fluoride efflux transporter CrcB — translated: MGLLLLLVGVGGGLGAMARFALVQATASISKQIPLGVLICNVLGSLLIGILAAFLIKTNLFNEDISAYTRSLLVTGFLGGFTTFSSFSLDILNLLQRGEFFIAIGYILVSVLASLIAVILGFYVVMGVYK
- a CDS encoding ABC transporter permease, whose translation is MKRLYSTNMSAKVSRTKWDILALSIILLIITIFVWSTSDLGGNIDYKNQASVLKYSDISLSLWLLPYYTAETTIRMFIGLAISLLITFIFGTWAAKNKRAESIIIPLVDILQSIPVLGFFAITVTGFLVIFPTSLWGAQAAVIFGIITAQAWNMILSFYQSLKTVPKELREAADMYQLSAWQKFWKLEVPFAMPGLVWNTMMSMSGSWFMIVASETIMVNFSASQSIPINLPGIGSFIDAANNAQNFTAVVAAIVTMLVTIILYDQLLFRPLVTWSEKFVIGDNPSETHSKSWFLTILHKAYVVKIFTAFLAKCSNKIVNIKIFKKNLDKAYNQKVHRKAEKHESVTKRVIWNIIIVLMILALLYFVYQTVYAKDKDIGIEETIKVFVYGLFTGVRVAVLILITSLIWVPIGIWIGLRPKIAQKVQPYAQMAAAFPVNVLYGVFGTLVVMFNLNFDIWCILLMALGTQWYILFNVIAGASAIPEELKLAAENMQLKGIIKLKKFLVPAVMPYYVTGAITAAGGSWNASIISEYINWGKDSVIQASGIGDYITKYTNMPGDHTSNVLLGVIVMCILVVTSNRLFWRRLYNYAENRFSMNM
- a CDS encoding dienelactone hydrolase family protein — protein: MNYELIEPVDQAKFCVIWLHGLGADGHDFVDIVNYFDVSLANIRFIFPHADVLAVTINMGMQMPAWYDIKSLDANSLNRIVDVDGINTSIKKLNKLIDKQVNQGIPSENIILAGFSQGGVIATYTAITSQRKLGGFIALSTYLPAWDNFKDKITSINKGLPILVCHGTDDHVLPQALGQDLSAKLTANGFINQYRHYVGMQHSVCMEEIKDISDFIAKTFKI
- the hemC gene encoding hydroxymethylbilane synthase; this encodes MKQIIIASRESKLALWQTNFVKKRIQKELNIACEISTMKTQGDIILDKPLNKVGGKALFMKELEIAMQNDKANIAVHSLKDVPYQLPQGFCLASFMPREDPRDAFVSNKYKSLDDLPQGAIVGTSSLRRKAQLLNYRDDLAIKDLRGNVQTRLAKLDNGEYDAIILASAGLIRLELKERITQFIPIEISLPAVGQGIVVIEALERDSELLGKLQQLNCANSFNIATAERAFNQELKGGCHVAIGAYAELVREQVKLTAMVASSDGKRILKRSMIGNNPLELGKSLAQQMINLGAYRILES